Within the Gossypium raimondii isolate GPD5lz chromosome 12, ASM2569854v1, whole genome shotgun sequence genome, the region ggccaattatacacaaatcattcatctattcttccaattttcctcctcatcctctccattccacatccttaatgtgtataacacacttaaacaacattaactacaattttacttttcactcacatgtatattcaaacaTGTCTATTCAAGTCAGagttagtaaattatttttacctgaagctacagaactccaaattaagatccgtaaattttccccaaaatagattcacatatcttcctatcataaattttcagaatttttggtttaaccaaatagtatattttattttttaaaatttcccttgtttcactgctcgatagttctgacctctcttcacaaaaaattaattatctcattgtacagaattcagatattgtttttgtttgttattattgaaaatagattcactgaggattcgaaacatataaactttatcccataattatttttgtacaatttttgacaatttcTCAAAGTCATAACAAGGaattccaaactcattctgactctatctaactaaaattcaaatatctcaaaatatataactcttttgctttctttgtttcttttatgtgaaaatagactcattcagcttcaatttaatatattatttagccTCTAATTAAATCTTCACCATTTTTGacgatttttcaaattcacacaactgttgctgtctaaactgttttattgctaaatgtactctttcataatttcactttttcactttcaatcacaaatcaattcaaaattcaattttccatttctaagtcaatattcaattcaattccacacctatattcattattgaaTTACACTTagtaaggttgtggcttatgcaTCCCGTCAGCTTAAGACTCACGAAGGGAATTATTCGACGCGTGATCTTGAGTTGGCTGCTGTAGTTTTTACGTTAAAGATCTAGAGGCACTATCTGTACGGTGAaaggtgtatcatctacactgatcacaagagcctcaagtacctccttactcagaaggagttgaatcttagacAGCATCGATGGATTGAGCTAATCAAAGATTATGACTACACGATATAGTATCATCctagtaaggccaatgtggtggccaaCGCTCTAAGTCATAGAGAAATAACTGATTTGAAGGTAATGTTCGCTCGTATTAGTCTATTTGATGATGGGAGTCTATTAGCCGAATTGCAAGTTAAGCCGACTTGGATTAATCAGATTCGAGATAAGCAGTTAGGGGATGAGTCTCTGGTTTGCAGTTCCGTCAGATTGAGAGTAGTAGTACTTCTGATTTGGGCTGAATAAGGATGGGGTTCTGTGTTCTCGAGGTCGAATCTGTGTGTCGAATGATACTGATCTGAGGGAGTCGATTTTGAAAGAAGCGCATAGTAGCCCCTATGCTATGCATCCCAGtggtaataagatgtatcggGATCTTTGTGAATTGTATTAGTGGTCGGGTTTGAAACGTGAGGTTACGAATTTCGTTGTTCATTGTCTGATGTGCCAGCGAGTTAAGGCTGAGCACTAGTTACCTTTCGGTTTGCTCCAACCCGTTAAGATTCCTTTATAAAAGTGGGAACGAGTAACGatggactttgttagtgggttgcccttaacacccactaagaaggattctgtttgGGTCATCGTGAATCGATTAATGAAGTCCGCTCAATTTATTCCAGTTCAGATGGATTATTCTCTGCAGAAGTTAGCGAAGctatatatttttggtattgTAAGACTACATGGGGttcatgttttaataaattctaTAGAGATCCTCGCTTCACTTCTTGATTTTAGAATAAATTGCACGAGGCTCTGGGTTCGAGATTGGACTTCAGTATTAcgtttcatcctcagaccgatggtcaatataagagggtgattcagatactagagGATATACTTCGGAGTTCTGTGATAGATTtctgaggtagttgggaggattttTTTGCCACTAGCTGAGTTCGCCTACAATAACAATTTCTagtctagcatccagatggcaccttacgaggctttgtatggtcataaGTGTCATACTCTGCTATGTTGGACAAAGTTGGGTGAGCGTCGGGTTTTGGGTCCTGAATTGGTTTCTAAGACCGAAGATAAGGTTAGACTGATTCGGGATCGTCTGAAGGCGGATtctgatagacagaagtcttatACAGATCTGAAGATGAGAGATATTGAGTACTCTGTAGGTGACTTCGTGTTTCTTAAGGTTTTTCCGTGAAAGAAAGTTCTAAGATTtggtcgtaagggcaagttgagccttAGGTTTATTGGGTCATATCAGATTCTGAAGCGTGTGGGACCGGTCACTTATTAGTTAGAGCTACCTCTAGAGTTAAACCATATCCATGATATATTTCATGTCTCGATGCTGAGGCAGTATCGGTCTGATCCATCTCACGTTGTCTCTGTTGAAGAGATCAAGATTAAACCAGATTTGACTTTTGAGGAGGATCCGATTCAAATTTTGGATCATGATGTTAAGGTTCTGAGGAGGAAGTCCATTCCATTAGTGAAGCTTCTGTGGCAGAATCATGGCGCTGAGGAAGCCACGTATGGATCTGAGGACTCGATGCGTCAGCAGTATCCTTATttgttctgatcaggtaaatttcgaggtcaaaatttcttttagggggtagagttgtaacgccttgaataatttatttttatttttgtaaatatctaacacaactgtgtatctgcttcagtggttaagtgttctggtgTATGcatgaggtcttgggttcaagccccacatttgataattttgttattttttatccaagctTTACCATTGTGGAAAGGGCTTACATAAAATTGTCTGTTAATTCATATTAGAATGTGTTTGCTGGTTCGATCGGTAAGGGGGTTGTTGTGTttgaggtcttgtgtttgaatctctGTGTAGGTGAGGGTGTTAATTTTTGCTCGGGTGTCTGATAGAATTTCAGTTGAGCTAAAAGTCTGAGGAAGTTCTGAGTTAGTGGGTTAGTGGGAGAAACTCTGGGGATATGTTATCATATctgtctttatttttattattttattttattttttccaaaaatctcTTCATCTGTTTTTTACGtttcttatttccttttctGCAAAAATTCTATTTCTTCTTGTTTCCCCAATTCCGCTCATCACTCTTTaacttctattattatttttggaatttcgTTGCTCCTTGCTCGGTTAAAGTAAGTAAGGTTGCATCTATTGGAGTTTCTGTTGTCTGTAAAGTGGCTTATTTCCTCTCGTGATGGCGTGTTGGGGTAACCGTGAAATCTGATGTTTCTGCGATTATTTTGGTGTAGGAGAAGGCGGTGATTAGTAAGTTTCGCTCCCTTTGCTTGAACGGTGTTAGCGGTGGTTTTCGTCTTCGGTAAGTCTAGTTTTTGTCAGATTGTCATtgacaaattcataattttaaccTCTAAATCGGTGTTGGTATGCTATTTCTTAGGTTTCGAAGGGCTTGGGATTGCACTAGCATATTAAACGAACCAGGTGTGTTCCTAAGCCACAAAAAATCAAGTTTCGGTAAAAGCTAAAAAACGACACTATCGacgccacatgggcgtgtgcttGGCCGTGTGGTTGGTTGTGTGtgagacacggccatgtgtttGACGAAGGCATGGTCGTGCGCaagacacgactgtgtggtgGTATGAgtgtggccgtgtgggccacacaggctaGGCCAAGTTGGGCGTGTGAGTTTTAGCCCAggctgtgtggcccacacgggcaAGACCAATCTGGGTgtatgggcccacacgggcatgtgggcctatgattttgaaattttccttaGGGTTGTACAGGTCGTTTCGATCAACTGtgggcctaccgtagggtcagtaaaggctaaccaaaccctaaaactatttgatcttatagtttgatattctgCTCTAAGTAGGACACTGTTGTGCATGTTTGATTATTCTGATGtatacttatttaatatttgtatatgattatGTAAGCATgataattctaaatatatatctgattggggtgggatttgtatatgtggaggaagtgttcagTATGGCGATCATCGCCTATATTCTGACAGCTTGGCTGCATATTATCTTATATGTGTCGTAATGACAcaatatggtgtgtagggatgggtgggtgtttttaaccccacatggtgtgttgggatagtcggagatggtgtgtagagtaTGAGGGTAGGATTCTGCATATTTGATTCTGTTATCTGTATCTGTAAAGGACTTAGGTCCGAATCTGAATTAATTTGACTATATATGTGATTTTTGAATGTATTGTACGTCAAttttgttgggttacacactgagcttacgaaaactcacatttgTTTATCTGTTCTGTTTAGGTAATCCATAGACTTAGGCAGATCGGAGCGACGGAGTCTCGCGGTAACCATTAGTTTATGAACTGactttaaataaatgttttaattatttaagaattatttttggGAGTTTAGTATATTTAGACTCTCCAGACTGTTCGGTTTAATTTTTGggatttagatttttaattaatactttatttGCAACGGTTAcctaaaaacatggtttttttactaaaacaaaggATTTCCAAACTTACGAATGAGATTTTAAGAAATCACATTTACTATAACTTCCGCTGTAAACTATGTTTTGGcaaacaaatcaattaaataacattttcgaaaatagatataaaatgaatttgagTTATTAATCTGGAATGTTTTATCGAAACGACTCCATTTTCAAAACTCATCTTTATGACATCTCtggattcggccataacgtttaggccgggtttagggtgttacaatgtttttttatcttagtaaggttttaacgagacacattatctaccaatggacatccaagtgggagttatgaatattttattaagtggatgtccatcaggatcaagataagttttgatgtactttaaattttaatagtcattagaagtagatctctacttcataTATACTTCTTATACCTATAAATAAAGACTTTGGAAAAGTTTCGTAAATATTctgattgattaataaaatacacTCTCTTTGATCTCTCgatctctttgttctttattctttgcctatttattttataacaaatttaattttttataatttttatgattttataggttttaagaattttaatacgttttataaaattctaaatatgttttattaattttataaaaaatttagtttgttagaatcttttattttataatatttataggttttattttttataagtttatacaaatttcaatatatttttaatattttatttttaatactttttataatttttctgatttgttataattttttcttatttttaattatttttatgaaaaatattatattgaacCAGAAGCTGTCATGTGCCACCATTTGATTAGTccgtcaatttattttaacgatTTACATGGTCAATAACTGAAACCGCTAATGgaggggcttaattgattttttttcattttttaagagTTTTTTGTTGACATATAAgacatttataaaattcatatctttattttctttttcttctctctcttttttatttttaatttccttccttttttctatttttcctgattttttttctttccttccacCATTCTTGTCTTCCCTACCTCTTCTCTCTCCTGCCCAaccaagtaaaaaaaattatgtgtcaaCCTCAAAACATAACACTTCTATTAGTGTTTCTCCGCCCCCTCTACTCTCTTTTTAGTGAAGCCCTCGTCTCAAAAATTGGTTGGAAAATTATGACAAATCATAACTGCTTCCTCTCAAGAGTTTTAAGGGCCAAGTACTGTAAGCAACACCCTTTCAAACCATCAAACCCAATCCTCCTAACTCTAGGGTTTGAAGGGCATTTTACTCGGAAGAAATATCTACAATCAAGAGAAAGACATCCAACTCTAGAGAGGAAATAACTACTGGAGTCACAGAAAcccaaattttacaattttaaacaCTGGCAAACATATCGATTACGATACCCAAGTTTGCTCTTGCCTCAACCTAACATATgtaactaaaacaaaattagagcTTTTGACCTTCTTGTCCTCTCTCGTGCCCATGACCTCCTCAATAGAACTCTCTCAAACCAAGGAGAAAGAGATAAAATTGTTAGGAAATTTGATCATAACGACcttttttcaatgaaaaattcCTATCACCCGTTCTGCTAGACGAACCCACTAACCCCTCCTGGAAATCTGCAAAAAGCTTGGATTAATCTCTGGCACCTTAAACCCCCTTACAAAATCATTGTCTTTTTGTGGAAGATCTGCAATAATCTGTAAAAAGCTTCTCCTTACCGTAATTCTAGTTTATTACAAGTGTACGAAAACAAAGTAatatgctttattaaaaatagaaatgttaaaagaatgcaataattttaattataccttaatttttataaattaacaatataaatataaaattattaccaTACATCATAAGGGATTAAAAGCAGatgtaaatgttttattaatatacaacaaaaataaatgaatttgttaacttttactaaattaaaaatatttcaaatttaacaaaataaaaacatcatctttgcattatttcttaatttaaaatatacatttcaaataaaaaattactaattataaTATACACTTGTTGATTGAACttttaactcgattggcatTGTTGTTATTGTAACAATTAAAAAGATATGAGTTCAAGTGTATTTAAGCATGTATTTTTTTCAGATTTAAAGGTGTTGAGTAATTTTCTGTGTGTCTGATTAAAGGGAACATTCAAGTATTTATACAAACTATCAGTGTTCATGATTTGGCTCTACTGTTCATGGAATTGACCCCACTACGTGTATCATTCCGGGTCGCTTAATGAACCTCACATCCCACCACACACAAACTCTTTGGGTATGTACGAGCTGCCTTGGCTGTCCTCTCACTGTACGTCTCGTACACATCCATCCGGCAGGGCCGATCTAGGTTGCAAGTAGGTGACCTGGATCTTATTTGGGTTTCGGGTTGGTGGTCATTGGTGtataacaatttagtcctcctaGTGCGCCTAAGGAGGGTTATAAAGTGGCGCTCCTTAGGGCCATCACTTCATGTTTATTATAGCTTGTAGAATACGCAACGTCTATTGGAACCTGATGTTATCTTTTCCACGTGTACAGGTGGATCTCACTTGTATGAATCTGACCGTTGGCGCCCCTCTGTTATTTGAACCATCAAAACGTGGGGGAAGAAACTTCTTTTAAAAGGGGATTTTCTAAAGCCCTAAAACTTACAAACTTAGCATTTTTGTAACTAGAATTAGTTGAAGCTTTTTTTCAAGGTAAATCTCGGCAACTCATCATCTTAGGTTTTAAATTTcctctatctttttcttcttctttctgcATTGGAGTTATGTCGAGAATGACAGGAGCTCATGGCCAATTAGTTCCACGTTGTCCACCGTGAAAGCGCACTTCAAAGGTCATCATCAAAGCCAACTTTTTCACCTGCACTACAAAAAATGAAGAGATAAGTCGAGCTTTGCGTGTACAGGGGATTCAAATCTATAACTTTACTTATAAATGCTACATTCTTAAGGGATCGCACAGGCTCAGTAATACTAGTGATGACAGTTTCTTGCTCCCCTTCCATGCTCTGGAAGTCGGGTTTCACCTGTCTTTGCACTTGTTCTTTTGCCATCTCCTTTAAGAGTACCAGATTGCTACTGGTCAACTTTGTGGGTTTTCCTGGTGGATCGCGATGGCCTATTTTATTGATTACTTTCGCCTTAATGAAGCACCACAAATCGTGATTTTCCATAGCCTACATCTGCTAAATACCTAGAACCGAGTAATTTTGGtgggtttttattatttctctcaTCATGGAAAAGGTGCAACAATAATTGTGAACTGATATGTTAACCTTCAGCTAAACTGGGGGAAGCATATTAAGGTGAGATGCAGGCTCGAAGATGGGTTTGGCTTTCCTATGAAGTGGTCCATATCGAGCGGGGGTATATGCGCATTCAAGTGAACTATTAGGATAGATGGTGGTGAAGCCCAGTTGAGGAGGCTCTATGTTGGTAGTTCCTTGGTTTTTGAAGATCTTATAACCGTAAGGAACATGTTCCTATACTACTTGGAGGGTCATAGTCCCAATGGATATAGGCAGTATGACAGTAAGGAAGTTGCTGAAGCACTAGGTGCGGTATCTGAGAGACAGTCATGGCCACACGTGCTTTTATGGTGACGATGATAAGCTAGGCCAAATTTTGACAGGATTAAAAAAGGAGCCTAAgaatttcttttatagttattgTAGAATAAGGCCTCGTTCGTGGGTGGTGTTAGCCTCATCGCGGGCAAAAAGTGATGCTGGTATTAATTTGATAACTGCTCTTGCTAATACTAGGATTGTTGGTGATGCAGGCATTGCTCGTAGTTCAGGAAGTGATTCTGAGGATACTACCAGCATTTCACGGGAAATTAACAAAGCCATGGAAATTACTAAGGCTATGGACCTGCGAGCTACTCTGAGGGCTCAGTGAAAGAAGTGCAAGACTGATGCGAGAGCTGTTAATGTGGTAGTTAGCAACGAGGAAGAGACAGACAATGGTAGGCTGGAGTTTCGTCGCAAAAGGAGGCCAGATTGCACTCGACTTTCTGTTGTGACGGCCACTACCCCTGCTTCTCCCTTAGCGAGCTCTAAAACTGTGGCTCGCGAAAGTTCTCCTATTGCTACTCGTGGTATCTCTCCTCCTCTTCTACCTCATGTTCAAGAGCTATCTACCGAAGAAAGTGGTGAGCTAGCTCCAAGTCACCAAAATTTAAGCACTGGGGAGCTATAGGGTATTattgcaaaagttgagttctagaagctagaggtgtcaaattgctatgaaattttaaattggaggtccttaaatggtgattagaccattggttatgttatggacaaaaatggacatgaaataggtgaaataggatatttttaagttaagggcattttgataatttggtaattaaaacaaattaaaaagacaaaataaggccaaaatcatcatcttctctaTGAGTGTTGGCCGAATATCATGTGGACTCCATGGCTAGCATTTGTTCATTCTTTCAAGCTTCATGGTAAGTCCGTTCTAGGCtcgtttttcttgttctttatatttttagaatcccggtAACTTGCTTAAGCTATTTCTATCATTAATTcgagctagaaattatgtttgaaaaattacccatagatgaaaagtgtgaattttgatgtttcatgatagaatatgaagcttagaattatgttaaacgattTTTGCTAAACGATTTTCAGCGAAAATGAGTGAAAcggtaaaattgttaaaaattattattgttcataagtgcactTTAGAGCACAAATTTGATGTTGctatagaaggaaaaattgttcagcatgtcataaaacataagaaaaaggaataaaattcaatttccgatcctaggggcaaaatcataattttgtaaaactttaggggcaaaaatataatttttccaaaatgtgatttttggactggattgaataatgtgagtgtaaaataagttaaatgtgttattataagtaaagaaagacaaggaattgactttgattagtgaaaaagaaaaaaatgagaaaaagtgagaaatttcccgattgaatattcggaataaaaagggatatgaatgaagtgacagaaatgatcacatgtatgacatggactgtgtgtaggtcactatgtgaaagtgaaagtgatagtcacgtgtgtagtactatgtgtaggctactacgtgtaccggaatgaaaGGTctcatgtgtagtactatgtacaggctactatgcgtaccggatagcttcgatcacgtgtctagtactatgtgcaggctactacgtgaactgGAAAGTTTGATCACATGtatagtactatgtgaaggctactacgtgtatcgaatgataatagtTAAATGAGTGGTAATATGTGCAAACCACCGAATGTTCGCTATTATATCGACATGTTTAACGGGATATGAGAAATTGCAAACCAATAagaatatgtgattgaaatgcgATGAGTTGAAAAAGAGTCACTGGAGTGATGAAGTTTTGTACCgtgcttacaaaataaattgttatagtgTTATGTGAATgagtgaatttgaaatagaacAGATTTGGATAGTGACAGTGacgttagtttgaaaaatcaccaaaaattataggaattgagttagtggttgagtgagatatggaattaaagcttaatgagtctatttttaataaaagaaacagagcaagcaaaagagttatacattttgagatatttgaattttagtggggcagggtcggattgatttcagaatcccctgttctgactttggaaaataattaaaaattgtaaaaaaataattatgagttaaaatttatatgcttagaattattaatgagtctattttcaaaggaaacaaacaaaaatatcatctgaaatctgtacaatgagataatttatttttagtgaagaaaggtcagagatgttgagcagtgaaacaggggaatctttaaagaataaaatatactaattgtccaagtcaaaaattctaaaaattttatgataagaatacatgtgagtctagttttgggtaaaattaacggaacttaatttggagctctgtaggttcggataaaaatgatttagttactctgactcaaatagacagctttgaatttaaatataagtgaatagtgaaattatgtataatgctaattaagcatgttttatacataaaggatgtggaatggagaggaggatgaggataataaaatgtatgaatgaattgtttataaatggtcatatgcccgattataatcggtaaatgttaaattgaatggtaaatatgtaTTGATCTTGAAGGactattgtggtattgaaaatcaattgatcaaatgtttaagaaatttagtcatgatatttatatgtgtgaaaataatgatatatggatgattatatcattgaggttgcattgattaattcggtttatgtgatagaaatgtcaagaacatttgtatttgatatgtgatgatcatgtaatgccatgaaaatttgtttatttgtgtggtttaaaatgtatctatattttgttatataacttattttgtaatctatttgacaaatgataaaaattaattggttactatgtgaggtgaattatgatttgtgaagTAAAGCTATATTCGcaataatggataaaatatatttatgtcatgggtgaatggttaaacacttgggttaatataaagtgtatatttagtaaggtttgttggaaaagaaataacaggttttggtttatatcgaatagagaaagtttgtactatctttgtggctaattttgttagctttgtgggagatgaatggataatgtatatatatgtgaca harbors:
- the LOC128035457 gene encoding uncharacterized protein LOC128035457, with product MAPYEALYGHKCHTLLCWTKLGERRVLGPELVSKTEDKVRLIRDRLKADSDRQKSYTDLKMRDIEYSVGDFVFLKYRSDPSHVVSVEEIKIKPDLTFEEDPIQILDHDVKVLRRKSIPLVKLLWQNHGAEEATYGSEDSMRQQYPYLF